From the genome of Flavobacterium ovatum, one region includes:
- a CDS encoding sulfatase produces the protein MKLFRFLFLLCFPFVFNAQVTKPNVVFLLVDDVGWGDFGCYGSQFYETPNIDKLASQGMLFNNAYAACTVCSPSRAAILTGCYPARLHLTDWIAGHKRPYDKLAVPDWKMKIDHERTVLPEAMKEAGYTTAFFGKWHLMPEGQADFDQHYPTDHGFDTNVGGRDWGQPKGPGKYFSPFDMPNLADGKPGDYLTNRLTDAAVDFLDKTKKDKPFLLYFSYYTLHGPLMAPPELVEKYKKKAENFENPKDEFLNFARAGMVESLDKSVGRIMDKLKELGIEDNTIIILTGDNGGDNSKTTGGLKGYKGLSYEGGVREPFMVKWNNKIKAGTKSDEMVIGTDIYPTILDMAGLSLRPEEHKDGISILPVLTGEFSKLGRDVLFWHYPHYHRTNPYGAVRHGDWKLIEFYEDGALELYNLKVDPKEENNLATTEKSKAKQLLKELQAWRKSVDAQMPTPNPNYDPAKVDKKKAY, from the coding sequence ATGAAATTATTTAGATTCCTTTTCCTGCTATGCTTTCCTTTTGTTTTTAACGCTCAAGTCACAAAACCCAATGTTGTTTTTTTATTAGTAGATGATGTAGGTTGGGGCGATTTTGGCTGTTATGGATCTCAGTTTTACGAAACGCCAAATATTGATAAACTTGCCAGTCAGGGAATGTTATTTAACAATGCTTATGCGGCTTGCACCGTTTGTTCCCCGAGTAGAGCCGCTATTTTGACGGGTTGTTATCCAGCAAGATTGCACTTGACCGATTGGATTGCAGGACACAAAAGACCTTACGATAAACTTGCCGTTCCAGATTGGAAAATGAAAATTGACCATGAAAGAACCGTACTTCCCGAAGCGATGAAGGAAGCGGGTTATACAACAGCTTTCTTTGGGAAATGGCATTTAATGCCTGAAGGGCAAGCTGATTTTGACCAGCATTATCCAACCGACCACGGTTTTGATACCAATGTAGGAGGAAGAGACTGGGGACAACCCAAAGGTCCAGGAAAATATTTTTCACCTTTTGATATGCCAAATTTAGCAGACGGTAAACCAGGCGATTATTTGACCAATAGATTGACAGATGCTGCCGTGGACTTTTTGGATAAAACCAAAAAGGACAAACCGTTTTTATTGTATTTCTCTTATTACACCTTGCACGGTCCATTAATGGCGCCGCCAGAATTAGTGGAAAAGTACAAGAAAAAAGCAGAGAACTTCGAGAATCCAAAAGACGAATTCTTAAATTTTGCTAGAGCAGGAATGGTCGAAAGCTTGGATAAAAGTGTTGGTCGAATTATGGATAAACTAAAAGAATTGGGTATCGAAGACAATACCATTATCATTCTAACTGGAGATAATGGTGGAGACAATTCAAAAACAACTGGAGGATTAAAAGGATACAAAGGCCTTTCGTATGAAGGAGGCGTAAGAGAACCGTTTATGGTAAAATGGAATAATAAAATCAAAGCAGGAACTAAATCAGATGAAATGGTAATAGGAACAGATATTTACCCAACTATTTTGGACATGGCAGGACTTTCGTTGCGCCCAGAGGAACATAAAGATGGAATTAGTATTTTGCCTGTTTTAACGGGCGAATTTTCGAAACTAGGACGTGATGTTTTATTTTGGCATTATCCGCATTACCACAGAACCAATCCCTATGGAGCAGTTCGTCACGGTGATTGGAAATTGATCGAATTTTATGAAGATGGAGCATTAGAATTATACAATCTAAAAGTTGATCCAAAGGAGGAAAATAATTTGGCCACCACAGAAAAGTCAAAAGCGAAGCAATTGCTCAAAGAATTGCAAGCGTGGCGAAAATCAGTAGATGCTCAAATGCCTACCCCAAATCCCAATTATGATCCTGCCAAAGTCGATAAAAAAAAGGCGTATTAA
- a CDS encoding right-handed parallel beta-helix repeat-containing protein, protein MNPSFLKIMTALVLFVSFQSTAKSVINIKHQEGDMTAIVRKAIADNTDKELTIVFEKGKYLFLPDYAVDKYSYITNHGNGLKKIIFLLEGYDSVAIEGNGSEFIFHGQVAPFQIKNCKKVTAKNFTIDWDIPFVFQSEVTAVNKAEDWIEVRPFTKGFSWKLVGEQIYFPDIDGFSFFEMGSTLAFDPKLKRVAQGAYDMSSRPRWVEKRPNGILRIHEKLKRYTPEVGNVLNSKGESEQNRYAPAFQTLNSQNILFEGITIHHALGMGFLFERSEEIVISKCGIFVRPGSDRVVSTIADATHFSNCKGNILIENCKFQHMLDDGTNVHGTYVEINKIVDSKTVIVELKHFEQLGFEFAGIGDEMWFIQQPSPDRASVNKVAEVLTINDRFIQITFENNLPSNLKQGDNLENKTWNPVFTMRGCTINDHRARNVIIKTPLKIIIENNDFSSMMSAIQLRGDNYYWFESGAVADVTIRNNRFVHCAYGGAESAILYVTPRLGKTFDDKAFFDRNITFENNTIETFGSRIIWTDRVDGLKITGNTITQTKEATDLYPNSPMFDLINCNNIEISKNTYKGENKNILKADETSKKNLKVKGNKGF, encoded by the coding sequence ATGAATCCATCTTTTTTAAAAATCATGACTGCATTAGTGCTGTTTGTATCTTTTCAATCGACTGCAAAATCGGTAATTAATATCAAGCATCAGGAAGGTGACATGACTGCAATAGTGCGAAAAGCTATTGCCGATAATACCGATAAGGAACTTACTATTGTATTCGAAAAAGGAAAGTATCTTTTTCTGCCCGATTATGCAGTAGATAAATACAGTTACATTACCAACCACGGAAACGGACTCAAAAAAATCATTTTTTTATTAGAAGGATATGATTCGGTTGCGATTGAAGGGAACGGATCTGAATTTATTTTTCATGGTCAAGTAGCTCCTTTTCAAATTAAAAATTGCAAGAAAGTAACAGCCAAAAACTTTACTATTGATTGGGATATTCCTTTTGTTTTTCAAAGTGAAGTAACCGCTGTCAACAAAGCCGAAGATTGGATCGAAGTGAGACCATTTACCAAAGGTTTTTCGTGGAAATTAGTTGGAGAACAAATTTATTTCCCTGATATCGATGGTTTTTCGTTTTTTGAAATGGGAAGTACTTTGGCTTTCGACCCAAAATTAAAACGTGTTGCTCAAGGGGCGTATGATATGTCAAGCCGCCCGCGTTGGGTAGAAAAACGACCAAACGGAATTTTAAGAATCCACGAAAAACTAAAACGATACACGCCAGAAGTAGGGAATGTTTTGAATTCAAAAGGCGAAAGTGAGCAAAATCGATATGCACCAGCTTTTCAAACCTTAAATTCTCAAAATATTCTGTTCGAAGGAATCACGATTCACCATGCTTTAGGAATGGGATTTTTATTCGAAAGATCTGAAGAAATTGTAATTTCAAAATGCGGCATTTTTGTTCGTCCAGGTTCGGATAGAGTCGTTTCTACGATTGCCGATGCTACACACTTTAGCAACTGTAAAGGAAATATTTTGATCGAAAACTGTAAGTTTCAACACATGCTAGACGACGGTACAAACGTTCACGGAACTTATGTAGAAATCAATAAAATTGTTGATTCGAAAACAGTGATTGTCGAGTTGAAACATTTTGAGCAGTTAGGATTTGAATTTGCTGGAATAGGGGACGAAATGTGGTTCATTCAACAGCCAAGTCCAGACCGTGCTTCTGTTAATAAAGTTGCTGAAGTACTTACAATCAACGATCGTTTCATTCAAATTACCTTCGAAAACAACCTTCCTTCGAATTTAAAACAAGGAGATAATTTAGAAAACAAAACATGGAATCCTGTATTTACCATGCGTGGTTGCACTATTAATGACCATCGTGCACGAAATGTGATTATCAAAACACCATTAAAAATTATTATCGAAAACAATGATTTTTCGTCTATGATGTCTGCTATTCAATTGCGCGGTGATAATTATTATTGGTTCGAATCTGGAGCAGTAGCAGATGTCACTATACGTAACAACCGTTTTGTACATTGTGCTTACGGTGGTGCTGAATCCGCTATTTTGTATGTAACACCAAGACTAGGAAAAACTTTTGATGATAAAGCTTTTTTTGATCGAAATATTACTTTCGAAAACAATACCATAGAAACTTTCGGTAGTCGCATTATTTGGACCGACCGTGTAGATGGATTGAAAATCACTGGAAATACAATTACCCAAACTAAGGAAGCGACAGATTTATATCCAAATTCTCCTATGTTTGATTTGATTAATTGCAACAACATAGAGATTTCAAAAAACACTTATAAAGGAGAAAATAAAAATATTTTGAAAGCTGATGAAACTTCTAAGAAGAATTTAAAAGTAAAGGGGAATAAAGGGTTTTAA
- a CDS encoding sulfatase, with translation MKNQINILRFAILLACTALVVTSCADKKENKEDTSSSKPNIILFVADDHGADALGCYGNPVIKTPNLDQLAAEGTRFTNAYCTSASCAASRSVLLSGKFGHATGSYGHVHDYHHFSTYDTIKSLPVLLEKAGYTTARIGKYHVAPESVYHFQTVLEADPRSTFEMAEKCKDVLNSDKPFFLYFCTDDPHRGGPFRPVDWKTPNSFGNKADGYPGVKTIVYDPKDVLVPDFMPDTQQSREEIAQYYQSISRIDQGFGKLMAMLKETGKDKNTIVIYISDNGMAFPGAKTTVYEPGIKLPCIIKDPFESKKGSVNNAMISWVDMTPTILKMAGVDAGKNKFHGHSFERIIGEENPKGWDEINASHTFHEITMYYPMRVVRKGDYKLIWNIAYPLEYPFASDLWDSSTWQAVYRNKAQFYGKRKIQDFLHHPQFELFDLKKDPNESVNLATDSKFLPVLNDMKSRLREFQKNTQDPWIIMWGDHDNSFQGTGVHL, from the coding sequence ATGAAAAATCAAATCAACATCCTTCGTTTTGCTATTCTACTCGCATGTACGGCGCTAGTAGTGACGTCTTGTGCGGATAAGAAAGAAAATAAAGAAGACACATCATCCAGTAAACCCAATATCATCCTTTTCGTAGCCGATGATCACGGTGCTGATGCTTTGGGTTGTTACGGTAATCCCGTGATAAAAACCCCAAACTTAGACCAATTGGCGGCTGAAGGAACTCGTTTTACTAATGCTTATTGTACCAGTGCGAGTTGTGCGGCCAGTCGTTCGGTTTTGTTATCAGGTAAATTTGGTCACGCTACGGGTTCTTATGGTCACGTGCATGATTACCATCACTTTAGTACCTATGATACCATCAAATCATTACCAGTTTTATTAGAAAAAGCAGGATATACAACCGCTAGAATTGGTAAATACCATGTAGCTCCAGAATCAGTTTATCATTTTCAAACGGTGTTAGAAGCTGATCCTCGAAGTACTTTCGAAATGGCTGAAAAATGTAAAGACGTTTTAAATTCAGACAAACCCTTTTTCTTGTATTTCTGTACAGATGATCCTCACCGTGGTGGACCTTTTCGTCCTGTAGATTGGAAAACACCAAACAGTTTTGGAAATAAAGCCGATGGTTACCCAGGTGTAAAAACAATAGTTTACGATCCTAAAGACGTTTTAGTACCCGATTTTATGCCCGATACCCAACAAAGTAGAGAGGAAATTGCGCAGTACTACCAAAGTATTTCTAGAATTGATCAAGGTTTTGGAAAATTAATGGCCATGTTGAAAGAAACTGGAAAGGACAAAAACACGATTGTAATCTATATATCTGACAACGGAATGGCATTTCCAGGTGCTAAAACTACGGTTTACGAACCCGGAATTAAATTGCCTTGTATCATCAAAGATCCCTTCGAATCTAAAAAAGGTTCTGTAAATAATGCGATGATTTCGTGGGTAGATATGACGCCAACGATTTTAAAAATGGCTGGAGTAGACGCAGGAAAAAACAAGTTCCATGGTCATTCTTTTGAGAGAATTATTGGCGAAGAAAATCCAAAAGGTTGGGACGAAATTAATGCCTCACATACCTTTCATGAAATCACCATGTATTACCCAATGCGTGTGGTGCGTAAGGGAGATTACAAATTGATTTGGAATATTGCCTATCCGTTAGAATATCCATTTGCATCTGATTTATGGGATTCTTCTACTTGGCAAGCGGTGTACAGAAACAAAGCGCAGTTTTATGGAAAACGTAAAATTCAAGACTTTTTGCACCACCCACAATTTGAATTATTCGACTTGAAAAAAGATCCAAATGAGAGTGTCAATTTGGCTACTGATAGTAAATTTCTACCTGTTTTGAATGACATGAAATCGAGACTTAGAGAATTTCAAAAGAATACGCAAGATCCTTGGATTATTATGTGGGGTGACCACGACAATAGTTTTCAAGGAACAGGAGTACATCTTTAA
- a CDS encoding sulfatase, translating into MKSSRFIMMLLFANIITLNAQHKQPNILFISIDDLRSELHAYGVADMITPNLDAIAAQGRLFKRHYAQVPTCGPSRMVMLTGKNLTSSDEISHPLLGNRLAGKPETDNPETFIHHLKRNGYYTVGMGKISHSISGRRGKELELPHSWNDFVTNPDAFQMYAGGEHRDAKKTPPFEMLDVADEVYPDGRVAQFAVKELEKRANAKQPFFMAVGFLRPHLPFSAPKKYWDLYDRSKMNLSPNPDAPKNVADEFLHNSEEFFGQYYSPEKGGARKRISDAYAKQIIHANHAAVSFVDAQVGKVMDKLKELGLDKNTIVVVWGDHGWHLGDQTIWGKHSAFENALNSAMIVKTPQMKKAGIPSNSLIASVDIYPTLCELTGIQKPKGLDGTSFAPILDNPKNETRTEVLSYWKDVVSMRTDRYRLAI; encoded by the coding sequence ATGAAATCAAGTAGATTTATAATGATGTTGTTATTTGCCAATATCATAACTTTAAATGCACAGCATAAGCAACCTAATATTCTATTTATTTCAATAGATGATTTAAGATCCGAACTACATGCTTACGGTGTTGCAGATATGATCACTCCCAATTTGGATGCCATCGCAGCACAAGGCAGATTGTTCAAGAGGCATTATGCACAAGTCCCAACTTGTGGACCATCGAGAATGGTAATGTTAACCGGAAAAAATTTAACTTCGAGTGATGAAATTTCACACCCTCTTTTAGGAAATAGATTAGCAGGAAAACCAGAGACAGACAATCCAGAAACTTTTATTCATCATCTAAAAAGGAATGGGTATTATACGGTGGGAATGGGAAAAATCAGCCATAGTATCAGCGGAAGAAGAGGCAAAGAATTAGAATTACCTCATAGTTGGAATGATTTTGTCACTAATCCAGATGCTTTTCAAATGTATGCTGGTGGCGAGCATCGAGACGCAAAGAAAACACCCCCTTTTGAAATGTTGGACGTTGCCGACGAGGTATATCCTGATGGTAGAGTAGCACAATTTGCAGTAAAAGAATTAGAAAAAAGAGCCAATGCCAAACAACCATTTTTTATGGCAGTAGGTTTCCTTAGGCCACATTTGCCCTTTTCTGCTCCAAAAAAATACTGGGATTTGTATGATAGATCGAAAATGAATTTGTCACCCAATCCCGATGCTCCAAAAAATGTAGCTGATGAGTTTTTACACAATAGTGAAGAATTTTTTGGACAGTATTATTCTCCCGAAAAAGGAGGTGCTCGTAAACGCATTTCAGATGCTTACGCCAAACAAATTATTCATGCCAATCACGCTGCAGTTTCTTTTGTAGATGCACAAGTGGGCAAAGTGATGGATAAACTAAAAGAATTGGGACTGGACAAAAATACGATTGTCGTAGTTTGGGGAGATCACGGTTGGCATTTGGGAGATCAAACTATTTGGGGAAAACATAGTGCTTTCGAAAATGCATTAAATAGCGCCATGATTGTCAAAACACCTCAGATGAAAAAAGCAGGAATTCCGTCAAATAGTCTAATTGCTTCGGTAGATATTTATCCTACCCTATGCGAATTAACAGGAATTCAAAAACCCAAAGGACTAGATGGCACCAGCTTTGCTCCTATTCTTGACAATCCAAAAAATGAAACTCGAACAGAAGTACTTAGTTATTGGAAAGATGTTGTTAGTATGCGTACAGATAGGTATCGCTTAGCAATTTAA
- a CDS encoding alpha-L-fucosidase, with the protein MKIYRNRTLACTTIGLALLFSACKSGSAIASKKVEKYKPNSESLSKHGSAPEWFADAKLGIYFHWGPYSVPAFGSAWYPRNMYIEGSRDQKFHEEKFGKINEFGYEEFIPMFKAEHFDPEEWAELFQSTGAKFAGPVAQHHDGFAMWDSKINPWNAKDMGPKRDILGELFAALKKRDMKTIATFHHARNGQRNANIPENWKTGYNSHYPYHPDLPTATKDPLLRKLFGNFETIEEFNKYWLDQVNEVVDKYSPDILWYDSWLNLIPEKERMEMAAHHFNNGIKNNKEVMLAHKQEDLPLEYSVLDYEQGGRRDSWPSPWMTDITIGESKWMYVEGHPYKTADLVIRNMIDVWSKNGIVLLNVSPRADGVINQEQRTILKQIGDWMKVHGEAVYGTHPHTIFGYGTASAGDGHHGGQSATVNYTEDDVRFTISKDKKAMYVFFLGKPQKGKKIDMRAIGGHHRNIPASPIKNVKLLGSNAKVQWELTTESFFLTMPDTPMNDLATVFKFELE; encoded by the coding sequence ATGAAAATATATAGAAATAGAACGCTCGCTTGTACTACAATAGGATTAGCGCTGTTGTTTTCAGCTTGTAAATCAGGGAGTGCCATTGCTTCTAAGAAAGTAGAAAAATACAAACCCAATTCCGAATCCCTTTCCAAACATGGGTCGGCGCCAGAATGGTTTGCAGACGCCAAATTGGGGATTTATTTTCATTGGGGACCTTACAGCGTTCCCGCTTTTGGAAGCGCTTGGTATCCTAGAAATATGTATATCGAAGGTTCAAGAGATCAAAAATTTCACGAAGAAAAATTTGGAAAAATTAATGAATTTGGATATGAGGAATTTATCCCGATGTTCAAAGCAGAGCATTTTGATCCAGAGGAATGGGCAGAATTATTTCAATCTACTGGCGCAAAATTTGCGGGTCCAGTAGCGCAACACCACGATGGATTTGCCATGTGGGATAGCAAAATAAATCCTTGGAATGCCAAAGATATGGGCCCCAAAAGGGATATTTTGGGAGAACTTTTTGCAGCTTTAAAAAAGCGTGACATGAAAACGATTGCCACTTTTCATCATGCTCGAAATGGTCAGCGTAATGCCAATATTCCTGAAAATTGGAAGACGGGTTACAACAGCCATTATCCCTATCATCCAGACCTACCAACGGCGACCAAAGATCCGTTGCTACGTAAATTGTTTGGTAATTTTGAAACTATTGAAGAGTTTAACAAATATTGGTTAGACCAAGTAAATGAAGTTGTTGATAAATACAGTCCCGATATTTTATGGTACGACTCCTGGTTGAATTTGATTCCAGAAAAAGAAAGAATGGAAATGGCAGCGCATCATTTTAATAATGGTATCAAGAACAATAAAGAGGTAATGTTGGCGCATAAACAAGAAGATTTACCGCTTGAATATAGCGTGTTGGATTACGAACAAGGAGGAAGAAGAGATTCTTGGCCATCTCCTTGGATGACTGATATTACTATTGGAGAAAGTAAATGGATGTATGTAGAAGGGCATCCTTATAAAACGGCAGATTTGGTTATTCGAAATATGATTGATGTTTGGAGTAAAAACGGAATTGTATTGTTGAATGTTTCACCACGTGCTGATGGCGTTATCAATCAAGAACAAAGAACTATTTTAAAACAAATTGGCGATTGGATGAAAGTACACGGTGAAGCGGTTTACGGAACTCACCCACACACTATTTTTGGTTACGGAACCGCAAGTGCTGGTGATGGGCATCATGGAGGACAATCTGCTACTGTAAATTATACCGAAGACGATGTACGATTTACCATTTCAAAAGATAAAAAAGCCATGTATGTATTCTTTTTAGGGAAACCTCAAAAAGGGAAAAAAATTGATATGAGAGCTATTGGAGGACATCATCGTAATATTCCAGCTTCTCCAATAAAAAATGTAAAATTATTAGGATCGAATGCCAAAGTGCAATGGGAACTAACCACCGAAAGTTTTTTCCTGACTATGCCAGATACTCCAATGAATGACTTGGCAACTGTGTTTAAATTTGAATTAGAATAA
- a CDS encoding family 43 glycosylhydrolase: protein MKNIFLVAIGFVLYIGQIQAQEKNGKEKSQVTTEEFPYFIPKEKPNRPLSAAVARNYDAYEAIRPEQNELYTQFKYTELKGFDYNGGDGTITRRDPSKVIFENGKYYVWYTGRKTAVKAVGMSRAKEATDVIPSSDWDLADIWYATSKDGFTWEEQGIAVARPPKPQAGWRSVTTSDILKFKGKYYLYYQAFMEASGLRGDFCPVAVSYADSPDGPWTSANKVVIPNGPEGSWDQYSIHDPYPLVHDGKIYLYYKGDFDKKPELNPSKIRMQGLAIADNPLGPFTKHPLNPVLNSGHETTLFPYKEGVAALIIKDGMEHNTIQYAKDWVNFEIASITELLPVAAGPFVPDAFTDTKNGQGITWGISHFINAGGDWNHTILARFDCDLSQTIDDQQMKEHHYNYSPEFHYTHKLSEKQLERIQQQTDNLKN, encoded by the coding sequence ATGAAAAATATATTTTTAGTAGCAATTGGTTTCGTTCTATATATAGGGCAAATCCAAGCACAGGAAAAAAACGGGAAAGAAAAATCGCAAGTTACAACCGAAGAATTCCCATATTTTATTCCTAAAGAAAAACCCAATCGCCCTTTGAGTGCAGCAGTAGCGCGTAATTATGACGCATACGAAGCCATTCGGCCAGAACAAAATGAATTGTACACACAATTTAAATACACCGAATTAAAAGGGTTTGATTATAATGGCGGAGACGGAACGATTACACGACGTGACCCATCCAAAGTTATTTTCGAAAATGGTAAGTATTACGTTTGGTATACAGGTCGCAAGACAGCAGTAAAAGCAGTTGGAATGTCGAGAGCTAAAGAAGCTACAGACGTTATTCCATCTTCCGATTGGGATTTGGCGGATATTTGGTATGCCACTAGCAAGGACGGATTTACTTGGGAAGAACAAGGGATTGCAGTAGCGCGTCCTCCAAAACCTCAAGCGGGTTGGCGCTCGGTAACTACATCAGACATTTTGAAGTTCAAAGGAAAATATTATTTGTATTACCAAGCATTTATGGAAGCTAGCGGTTTACGAGGTGATTTTTGTCCTGTGGCGGTTTCTTATGCTGATTCTCCCGATGGACCTTGGACTTCGGCAAACAAAGTAGTTATTCCTAATGGACCTGAAGGTTCGTGGGACCAATATTCTATCCATGATCCGTATCCTCTTGTACATGATGGGAAGATTTATTTGTACTATAAAGGAGATTTCGATAAAAAACCAGAATTGAATCCTTCAAAAATAAGAATGCAAGGTTTGGCAATTGCCGATAATCCATTGGGGCCGTTTACAAAACATCCACTAAATCCAGTATTGAATTCGGGTCACGAAACCACTTTGTTCCCGTATAAAGAAGGCGTAGCGGCCTTAATTATTAAAGACGGAATGGAACACAATACCATTCAATACGCAAAAGACTGGGTCAATTTTGAAATCGCTTCTATCACAGAATTACTTCCAGTCGCAGCAGGGCCATTTGTACCTGATGCTTTTACAGATACCAAAAACGGACAAGGAATTACTTGGGGGATTTCACATTTTATTAATGCTGGAGGCGATTGGAACCATACAATTCTAGCTCGTTTTGATTGTGATTTAAGTCAAACTATAGACGATCAACAAATGAAAGAACATCATTATAATTATAGTCCAGAATTTCATTATACCCATAAATTAAGTGAAAAACAGCTGGAACGCATCCAACAACAAACGGATAATTTAAAAAACTAG
- a CDS encoding right-handed parallel beta-helix repeat-containing protein has product MKKNYQFLFLLFAIAFNVTAKEYHVDCTNKSLGNGSVSNPFKTISQAAAIMVKGDVCYIHKGTYRENIVPKNSGTASKPILFTSFENDIVIVSATDQVSGWEKYSGNIYKKSGVNLGLGDGNNVFFNSKKMQLARWPNDTDNDEYTLDAKYIDMTKGTYSMSYISNNEIPNIDWTGGTIHYLGAHSGCSWERTITNYEKDLNRIHFETLPDRWPFGDTHSPTRTENGHRGIFYLMNKLEALDAPKEWYYDTQKKELYLYAPEGKNPNNDLVEVTARVNTSEITRDYIHFNKLNFFGGMITIKGNHNEITNCMVKHGSDKLITNLSGAALSDAAIQILNGSNNTIEKCVLESGTVNGIIVSKDAEDNRIENNIIQYFNTIGIHAQLLNSSGARNKILKNSFYGSARDGVKVTGDDSEFGYNHVQKCLISGADGGLFYVTGRSIPVNVEVHHNWFHDAYGAKHAGKKAVGIYLDNNAAGYIVHHNVVWDIEWGGLHLNWNAVKNEIYNNTFWNVGHAEQALIDSWVPKRDGVQTNVAENTLYNNISDVRPWWHSGDGTKYRVDEKEFEGTEADNDFKNNVQFSTLPFSIEKNTLFMPLKDSPIIDKANKIKKITDGFIGAAPDLGAYEFGGKAWTAGVDWTPEGFAWIPGNDYEKLEFINKAKSKR; this is encoded by the coding sequence ATGAAAAAAAACTATCAATTTTTGTTCCTGCTTTTTGCAATAGCATTTAATGTTACTGCAAAAGAATACCATGTAGATTGTACCAATAAATCTCTTGGAAATGGTTCCGTATCAAATCCTTTCAAAACCATATCTCAGGCAGCTGCAATTATGGTCAAAGGAGATGTTTGCTACATTCACAAAGGCACTTATCGTGAAAATATTGTACCGAAGAATTCAGGTACTGCATCCAAACCAATTTTGTTTACCTCTTTCGAAAATGATATTGTCATTGTTTCGGCAACCGATCAAGTTTCGGGTTGGGAAAAATATTCTGGAAATATTTATAAAAAATCGGGTGTCAATTTAGGATTAGGAGACGGGAATAATGTCTTTTTTAATTCGAAAAAAATGCAATTGGCTCGTTGGCCAAATGACACTGACAATGATGAATATACGTTGGATGCCAAATACATCGATATGACCAAAGGGACGTATTCTATGTCTTATATTTCTAATAACGAAATTCCGAATATCGATTGGACTGGCGGAACTATTCATTACCTAGGTGCGCATAGCGGTTGCAGTTGGGAACGTACCATTACCAACTATGAAAAAGATTTGAATCGAATTCATTTTGAAACATTGCCAGATAGATGGCCTTTTGGAGACACCCATAGCCCGACGCGTACAGAGAATGGTCATCGAGGTATTTTTTATCTAATGAATAAATTAGAAGCGCTTGATGCACCAAAAGAATGGTATTATGACACTCAAAAAAAAGAACTTTACTTGTATGCTCCCGAAGGTAAAAATCCAAATAATGACTTGGTAGAAGTTACTGCTCGTGTAAATACGTCCGAAATTACCAGAGATTACATTCATTTTAATAAGCTTAATTTTTTTGGAGGAATGATTACCATCAAAGGAAATCATAATGAAATAACCAACTGCATGGTCAAACACGGATCTGATAAATTGATTACCAATTTAAGCGGTGCAGCATTAAGTGACGCCGCCATTCAAATCTTAAATGGGTCTAATAACACCATTGAAAAATGTGTTTTAGAAAGTGGGACTGTGAACGGTATTATAGTAAGTAAAGATGCTGAGGATAACAGAATCGAAAATAATATCATTCAATATTTCAATACTATTGGTATTCATGCGCAACTGCTGAATAGTAGTGGTGCAAGAAATAAAATTTTAAAAAATTCCTTCTATGGTTCCGCTCGTGATGGAGTGAAAGTTACGGGTGATGATAGTGAGTTTGGGTATAATCACGTTCAAAAATGTTTGATTTCGGGAGCCGATGGAGGATTGTTTTATGTCACCGGAAGAAGTATTCCTGTAAATGTGGAAGTACATCACAACTGGTTTCATGATGCGTATGGCGCAAAACATGCGGGTAAAAAAGCAGTGGGTATTTATCTTGACAACAATGCAGCGGGATATATTGTGCACCACAATGTAGTTTGGGATATAGAATGGGGTGGTTTGCATTTGAATTGGAATGCCGTTAAAAATGAAATTTACAACAATACTTTTTGGAATGTAGGTCATGCAGAACAAGCCCTTATTGATAGTTGGGTACCAAAAAGAGACGGTGTCCAAACCAATGTAGCAGAAAATACCTTGTACAACAATATTTCAGATGTACGTCCTTGGTGGCATTCTGGTGATGGAACTAAATATAGAGTAGACGAAAAAGAGTTTGAAGGAACAGAAGCAGACAATGATTTCAAAAACAATGTTCAGTTTTCTACTTTGCCATTTTCGATCGAAAAGAATACTCTTTTTATGCCTTTAAAAGATTCTCCAATAATTGATAAAGCCAATAAAATCAAAAAAATAACGGACGGATTTATAGGAGCTGCACCAGATTTGGGTGCCTATGAATTTGGCGGAAAAGCATGGACTGCTGGTGTAGATTGGACTCCCGAAGGTTTTGCGTGGATTCCAGGAAATGACTATGAAAAGTTAGAATTTATTAATAAGGCTAAATCGAAAAGATAA